Proteins from one Diprion similis isolate iyDipSimi1 chromosome 3, iyDipSimi1.1, whole genome shotgun sequence genomic window:
- the LOC124404942 gene encoding protein phosphatase inhibitor 2-like: MAENLGKRPSKGILKSSSSFDAQEAPSRANKETKWDEMNIIATLHPADKDYGHMKIDEPKTPYNYEGVDNEHERDQLDSSIIAAKLASNDKPKILEESSDEEDEETPEERQKRLAFEQKRKGHYQEWQAVQLARKSMQEESDEDSDEEEEADSNSRSKCVPSCDSEPDSDSNSPQ; encoded by the exons ATGGCGGAAAATTTAGGCAAACGACCTTCGAAGGGGATTCTAAAGTCGTCGAGCAGTTTCGACGCTCAGGAAGCACCCAG caGGGCCAATAAGGAAACGAAGTGGGATGAGATGAATATTATTGCCACGCTGCATCCAGCCGACAAGGATTATGGTCATATGAAAATTGACGAACCGAAAACACCTTACAACTACGAGGGTGTTGATAATGAGCATGAAAGAGACCAGCTGGATTCTTCAATTATTGCTGCCAA actGGCCAGTAACgataaaccaaaaattttagagGAATCATCGgatgaagaagatgaagaaacgCCAGAAGAGAGAC aaaaaagattAGCGTTCGAACAAAAACGCAAAGGTCATTATCAAGAATGGCAGGCGGTACAATTGGCACGAAAATCAATGCAGGAAGAGAGTGACGAAGACAGcgacgaagaggaagaagcggattcaaattctcgatccaAGTGCGTGCCATCCTGTGATAGCGAGCCAGATTCTGATTCAAATTCGCCTCAATAA